One Burkholderia vietnamiensis LMG 10929 genomic window carries:
- a CDS encoding acyl-CoA dehydrogenase family protein, translating into MTSLHAAPDLSTGTDYDALASRFRPIFERIATGTAERERRRELPHEAIGWLKAAGFGAVRLPASAGGAGASLPQLFRLLTELAGADSNLPQALRGHFAFVEDWLNAPSGPQRTTWFDRFASGQLVGNAWSEAGDVPLGQTVTKVSERNGRLVLNGRKFYSTGSLFADWIDVFAQRAHDSSDVIVAVATAQPGVIREDDWDGFGQTTTGSGTTRFEDATVDAEHVIDFARRFKYQTAFYQLFHVATLAGIGHAIVRDAGELVRNRTRVYSHGNAPRAGDDVQLQQVIGEIASWAYAADALALRAAQPLQQAYEARFGDDEAIEHAANVAAEIESAQSQLVVSELVLRAATRLFDALGASATRTTTALDRHWRNARTVSSHNPLVYKARIVGDWVVNGRTPPFVWRVGNGAGTGVEAGGAR; encoded by the coding sequence ATGACTTCGTTGCACGCTGCCCCCGACCTATCCACCGGTACCGACTACGACGCGCTCGCGAGCCGGTTCAGGCCGATCTTCGAGCGCATCGCCACGGGCACCGCCGAACGCGAACGCCGCCGCGAGTTGCCGCACGAGGCGATCGGCTGGTTGAAGGCCGCAGGCTTCGGCGCGGTGCGGCTGCCGGCCAGCGCCGGCGGCGCCGGCGCCTCGCTGCCGCAGCTGTTCCGGCTGCTGACCGAACTGGCCGGCGCCGATTCCAATCTGCCGCAGGCATTGCGCGGGCATTTCGCGTTCGTCGAGGACTGGCTGAACGCCCCGTCCGGGCCGCAGCGCACGACCTGGTTCGATCGCTTCGCAAGCGGCCAGCTGGTCGGCAACGCATGGTCGGAGGCCGGCGACGTGCCGCTCGGCCAGACCGTAACGAAGGTGTCGGAGCGCAACGGCCGGCTCGTGCTGAACGGCCGGAAGTTCTACAGCACCGGCAGCCTGTTCGCCGACTGGATCGACGTGTTCGCGCAGCGCGCGCACGACAGCAGCGACGTGATCGTCGCGGTCGCGACCGCGCAGCCCGGCGTGATCCGCGAGGACGACTGGGACGGCTTCGGCCAGACCACGACCGGCAGCGGCACCACGCGCTTCGAGGATGCGACCGTCGATGCCGAGCACGTAATCGACTTCGCGCGCCGCTTCAAGTACCAGACCGCGTTCTACCAGTTGTTCCACGTCGCGACGCTGGCCGGCATCGGCCACGCGATCGTACGCGACGCCGGCGAGCTCGTGCGCAACCGGACGCGCGTGTACAGCCACGGCAACGCACCGCGCGCGGGCGACGACGTGCAGCTGCAGCAGGTGATCGGCGAGATCGCGTCGTGGGCGTATGCGGCCGACGCGCTCGCGCTGCGCGCCGCGCAGCCGCTGCAACAGGCCTATGAAGCGCGCTTCGGCGACGACGAAGCGATCGAGCACGCGGCGAACGTCGCGGCCGAGATCGAATCCGCGCAGAGCCAGCTCGTCGTGTCCGAACTCGTGCTGCGCGCGGCGACGCGCCTGTTCGACGCGCTCGGCGCGTCCGCGACGCGCACCACGACCGCACTCGACCGCCACTGGCGCAACGCGCGCACGGTGTCGTCGCACAATCCGCTCGTCTACAAGGCGCGGATCGTCGGCGACTGGGTCGTCAACGGCCGCACGCCGCCGTTCGTCTGGCGCGTCGGCAACGGTGCGGGCACCGGCGTGGAAGCGGGAGGCGCACGATGA